The Nerophis lumbriciformis linkage group LG24, RoL_Nlum_v2.1, whole genome shotgun sequence genome includes a region encoding these proteins:
- the flii gene encoding protein flightless-1 homolog, giving the protein MAATGVLPFIRGVDLSGNDFKGGYFPEHVKSMSSLRWLKLNRTGLCYLPEELSSLQKLEHLSVSHNSLTTLHGELASLPNLRAVVARANNLKNSGVPDDIFQLEDLSVLDLSYNQLTEIPRDLENSRNMLVLNLSHNSIDLIPNQLFINLTDLLYLDLSDNKLDSLPPQMRRLVHLQTLILNNNPLMHAQLRQLPAMVALQTLHLRNTQRTQSNMPTSLEGLLQLADVDLSCNDLTRVPECLYTLGNLKRLNLSSNQISELSLCIDQWTQLETLNLSRNQLTSLPSAICKLPKLKKLYVNSNKLDFDGVPPGVGKLSNLVEFMAANNNLELIPEGLCRCGNLKKLVLNKNRLVTLPEAIHFLTDLEILDVRENPNLVMPPKPVDRAAEWYNIDFSLPNQLRLAGASPATVAAAGGGASPRDPLARKMRLRRRKDCSQDDQAQQVLKGMSDVAQEKKNMEENGDLKYGVLKVRRWDQGLEKPQLDYSEFFMDDAGQLPGVSVWQIENFVPMQVDETFHSKFYEADCYIVLKTYLDDNGALTWQIFYWIGQEATLDKKAGAAIHAVNLRNLLGAECRTIREEMGDESEEFSAVFNNEISYIEGGTASGFYTVEDTHYPVRLYRVYGKKNIRLESVPVKSCSLDPRYVFLLDTGLDIFIWRGANATLSSTTKARLFAEKINKNERKGKAEITTLMQKQEPPNFWEILGGQPEAIKKHVPDDFSPVRPKLYKVGLGLGYLELPQINYKLSVEHKNHKIKLDTLPELRLLQTLLDTKGVYILDCWSDVFIWIGRKSPRLVRAAALKLGQEICSMLHRPKHACVTRNLEGTECQVYKSKFKNWDDVLQVDYTRAAETVQQKDNLQGKVKKDAEKKDQMKADLTALFLPRQPAMPLTEAEPLMEEWNEDLDGMEGFVLESKKFARLPEEEFGHFFTQDCYVFLCRYWVPVEYEDEEEKKEGEGKEVEEDKQPEEDFQCVVYFWQGRQASNMGWLTFTFSLQKKFESLFPGKLKVVRMTQQQENLKFLSHFKRKFIIHKGKRKQKTDSAQPSLYHIRTNGSALCTRTIQIATDSANLNSEFCFILKVPFESTDNQGIVYTWVGRAADPDEAKLAEDVMNRMFDDTYSKQVINEGEEPENFFWVGIGAQKEYDEDADYMKYARLFRCSNEKGYFSVSEKCSDFCQDDLADDDIMLLDNGNEVYMWVGTQTSQVEIKLSLKACQVYIQHMRSKESQQPRKLRLVRKGNEPHCFTRCFHAWGAFKTPPA; this is encoded by the exons gaGCATCTATCAGTGAGCCACAACAGCTTGACCACCTTGCATGGGGAGCTGGCCAGTTTGCCAAACCTGAGG GCTGTGGTTGCACGTGCCAACAACCTAAAAAACTCTGGCGTCCCTGATGACATCTTTCAGCTTGAGGACCTGTCTGTGCTG GATTTGAGCTACAATCAGCTGACAGAGATCCCCAGGGACCTTGAGAACAGCCGGAACATGCTGGTGCTCAATCTGAGCCACAATAGCATCGATTTAATTCCCAACCAGCTGTTCATTAACCTGACAGACCTGCTGTATCTGGACCTCAGTGACAACAAGCTGGACAGCCTGCCTCCCCAGATGAGACGCCTGGTCCACTTGCAGACCCTCATCCTAAATAACAACCCACTGATGCATGCCCAGTTGCG CCAGTTGCCTGCCATGGTGGCGCTACAAACTCTCCACCTGAGGAATACCCAGAGAACACAGAGCAACATGCCCACAAGCCTGGAGGGTCTCCTGCAGTTGGCAG ATGTTGACCTGTCCTGTAATGACCTGACTCGGGTGCCTGAGTGCCTCTACACACTGGGAAATTTGAAAAGACTCAACCTGAGTAGTAATCAGATCTCAGAACTGTCGCTGTGCATTGACCAGTGGACCCAACTTGAGACACTCAACCTTAGCCGGAACCAGCTCACCTCATTGCCT TCGGCGATCTGTAAACTGCCAAAACTGAAAAAGCTGTATGTGAACTCCAACAAACTGGACTTTGACGGGGTGCCACCTGGTGTGGGCAAACTATCCAATCTCGTTGAGTTTATGGCTGCCAACAACAACCTGGAACTCATCCCTGAGGGACTCTGTAG GTGTGGCAACCTGAAGAAGCTAGTGCTGAACAAAAACCGCCTAGTGACACTGCCAGAGGCCATTCATTTCCTGACCGACTTAGAG ATTCTGGATGTGCGTGAGAACCCCAACCTGGTGATGCCTCCAAAACCAGTAGACCGAGCAGCAGAGTGGTACAACATTGACTTCTCCCTGCCAAACCAGTTGCGACTAGCTGGGGCCTCGCCTGCCACTGTCGCCGCTGCTGGAGGAG GGGCCAGCCCCAGAGATCCCCTGGCGAGAAAGATGAGGCTAAGAAGGAGAAAGGACTGCTCTCAGGATGATCAGGCCCAGCAGGTGTTGAAGGGCATGAGTGATGTTGCACAGGAAAAGAAGAACATGGAG GAAAATGGAGATTTGAAATATGGAGTTCTTAAAGTAAGGCGATGGGATCAGGGTCTGGAGAAGCCTCAACTGGACTATTCTGAGTTCTTTATGGACGATGCGGGCCAG TTGCCAGGCGTGAGCGTGTGGCAAATAGAGAATTTTGTTCCTATGCAAGTGGATGAAACTTTCCATAGCAAGTTTTACGAGGCAGACTGCTACATTGTCCTCAAG ACATATTTGGATGACAATGGAGCGCTGACCTGGCAGATCTTCTACTGGATTGGCCAGGAAGCCACGCTGGACAAAAAGGCCGGCGCTGCCATCCATGCCGTCAACCTCAGGAATCTTCTTGGAGCAGAGTGCAGGACTATAAGGGAAGAGATGGGAGATGAAAGCGAGGAGTTTAGTGCC GTATTCAACAATGAGATCTCATACATCGAAGGAGGCACTGCCAGTGGATTCTACACGGTCGAGGACACACACTATCCTGTCAG GCTATACAGAGTTTATGGCAAGAAAAACATCCGACTTGAGTCTGTCCCTGTGAAATCCTGCTCCCTTGATCCACG CTATGTTTTTCTACTGGACACCGGACTGGACATTTTTATCTGGAGAGGAGCAAACGCTACGCTGAGCAGCACCACAAAGGCCAG GTTATTTGCAGAGAAGATCAATAAAAACGAGCGCAAAGGGAAGGCAGAGATCACAACTTTAATGCAAAAGCAGGAGCCTCCAAATTTCTGGGAAATACTGGGTGGACAACCAGAGGCGATTAAGAAACACGTACCAGATGACTTCTCTCCTGTCAGGCCTAAACTATACAAG GTGGGTTTGGGCCTGGGCTACCTGGAGCTGCCTCAGATCAACTACAAGCTTTCTGTGGAGCACAAAAACCACAAGATCAAACTGGACACGCTGCCAGAGCTCCGACTG CTGCAGACGCTGCTCGACACCAAGGGCGTGTACATCCTCGACTGCTGGTCCGACGTCTTCATTTGGATCGGGAGGAAGTCTCCCCGACTTGTCCGAGCCGCTGCTTTAAAACTGGGTCAGGAGATCTGCTCCATGCTGCACCGGCCAAAACACGCATGTGTCACCCGAAACCTGGAAGGCACCGAATGCCAG GTGTATAAGTCCAAGTTCAAGAACTGGGACGACGTGCTGCAGGTGGACTACACCAGAGCTGCGGAGACCGTGCAGCAGAAGGACAACCTTCAAGGCAAG GTGAAAAAGGATGCAGAGAAGAAAGATCAGATGAAAGCTGACCTCACAGCTCTCTTCCTTCCCAGGCAGCCAGCCATGCCTCTTACTGAG GCTGAGCCGCTGATGGAGGAGTGGAACGAGGACCTGGACGGCATGGAAGGATTTGTGTTGGAGAGCAAAAAGTTTGCTCGTCTACCAGAGGAAGAGTTTGGACACTTCTTCACACAAGATTGCTACGTGTTCCTCTGCAG GTACTGGGTTCCTGTGGAGTACGAGGACGAGGAGGAGAAGAAAGAGGGCGAAGGCAAGGAGGTGGAGGAGGACAAGCAGCCTGAGGAAGACTTCCAGTGTGTGGTGTACTTCTGGCAGGGCCGGCAAGCTTCCAACATGGGCTGGCTCACCTTCACCTTCTCCCTGCAGAAGAAGTTTGAGAGCCTCTTCCCGGGCAAACTGAAG GTGGTGCGTATGACGCAGCAGCAGGAGAACCTCAAGTTCCTGTCCCACTTCAAGAGGAAGTTTATCATCCACAAAGGGAAGAGGAAACAGAAGACGGACTCAGCCCAGCCGTCCCTCTATCACATTCGCACCAACGGCAGTGCACTCTGCACCAG GACCATCCAGATCGCCACAGATTCAGCCAATCTCAACTCAGAGTTTTGCTTTATTCTCAAA GTTCCCTTTGAGAGCACAGACAACCAGGGCATCGTCTACACCTGGGTGGGACGAGCTGCCGACCCGGACGAAGCCAAGCTGGCCGAGGACGTCATGAACCGCATGTTTGATGACACCTACAGCAAACAG GTCATTAACGAGGGGGAGGAGCCTGAGAACTTCTTCTGGGTTGGCATCGGCGCTCAGAAGGAATACGATGAAGACGCAGACTACATGAAATATGCTCGTCTCTTCAG GTGTTCTAACGAGAAAGGTTATTTCTCCGTGTCAGAGAAGTGCTCCGACTTCTGCCAGGACGACTTGGCGGACGACGACATCATGTTGTTGGACAACGGCAATGAG GTGTACATGTGGGTGGGTACTCAGACCAGCCAGGTGGAGATCAAACTGAGTCTGAAAGCATGTCAG